The Clupea harengus chromosome 26, Ch_v2.0.2, whole genome shotgun sequence region agttacttgcctaaacgatagaagacattcctccaaaatacctctttttactgattttttttttgccgtttcgtgatttccactaagattttttttttctttaggctaatagaactttaacgttccaggtgttaCGTTgtccattacttgctgacttcaagttacaatgactttccgctacgttaaatgaccggacttcttgcagaatgatatgaaagatgagaattagaagcacaaaacccgttgccaatgacagcgttcattaacttttcgcagtggtaagaaattacagacctgctaacgttggggtgccccattcaaatcaacggaacttttttgaatattctgaagagctgtataataagtaagaaataaaggcctgccccaaatacaggccggtgcgctgtgcagcctaagtaaataaaagccccggccacaatttgaggatttacgggtATATGATTTGTaaggtttgttttcttttgaaaaaaagaaaagaaaattacaaaattacacAGATACCttttaaaaaagacaaacattgtACCCCCTAAATACTTCACAAGGAATTGCATTTATATGATTTGTAGCATACTCATACGGATCTCAGACAGTCGATCAGCCGCATCCTGGTACACCTGCTCGGACTGCATGGCCCGCGTGCGGAGTTCCGTCTGGCTCTGCCCTGGAGGCTGCTCCTCCTCTGACTGGGTCTTCCCCACGGCCATGGCGAGCATCAGCTCCGCCAGCACCTCCACATCCTCCTCgtccttcttcttcctttggCTCTCCCGGTCGCGGTCCGTGTCCCGGTGGACGGCATCGTCCAGGAAACGCTCGGCCTGGATCAGGTCggcttcctcttccacctggaTCAggtcctctttcttctcttgccaaccctcgtcctcctcgtctGGAACTGATTCTGTGCAATAAAGGAAGCATTTTTAAGATTTTAGAAAATGTATCGACGGGCCGCACTGAGTGAGGTGGCGGGCCGCATGCTGGCCAACCCTTCTCTATATCCTGCCAATGCATTTTAAACACTGGTGTGGATTTGTATTTTGAATTGCCCTACAGTTTTTTCAGCCCTTTCATTTACTCCTCTATCTAAATCTATCAATCCCTACCTCAAATTCTGTTGCTGGTAATCTAATTCAGCTATGATTTGCAGaagtttaaaaataaacaaagatttCATTGCATCACCGTGTCCCCATTAGTTGTATTGCCAGAGAGCTGTACTCTACTGTAGGTCGCTTaggataaaagcatctgatgAATTAATCAAtagtgtgaatgtttttttgctttgtctTGACCCTGAGCCAGTGTTTTAAACCTtacatacatatgcactaaGGAGGCACACGCGTGGACCTGAACGTTACCTGGACGCAGATAGTATACCTTGACCTTTAGTCTCAGTGTTAAAATTCCCTAATGACCGGCTGATAGTGTAGGAGACCTAACTGTGGGGTAGCATGTGGAAATGGAACTGACTGAACTTAATGAACTCAAGTTTCTCCTGAACAACCATGGACATAAATGGAAAGCAAAGTTTAATTATTTGGCAAATACATTTCTTCCAGCATTTTATAGGCAACAGTTTATGCATAATTATCTGAAAAATTATTAGTCATTCAGTTTACCATCCAAAATTCCTAATTTCTAGATTGAAAGTTACATTGTAAAAATCTCACTCTTTTCACATGAATTGTCTCACCATCTGAAGGGCTGCCAGTGGGTTTCTCCATAGAGTCTGTGCTTTCCCCTTGTCTTGAGGGATTTATATCTGACACTGTAAGCAACAAGAAAGAAGTG contains the following coding sequences:
- the LOC122128905 gene encoding NFX1-type zinc finger-containing protein 1-like isoform X1 — its product is MSDINPSRQGESTDSMEKPTGSPSDESVPDEEDEGWQEKKEDLIQVEEEADLIQAERFLDDAVHRDTDRDRESQRKKKDEEDVEVLAELMLAMAVGKTQSEEEQPPGQSQTELRTRAMQSEQVYQDAADRLSEIRMSMLQII
- the LOC122128905 gene encoding NFX1-type zinc finger-containing protein 1-like isoform X2 produces the protein MEKPTGSPSDESVPDEEDEGWQEKKEDLIQVEEEADLIQAERFLDDAVHRDTDRDRESQRKKKDEEDVEVLAELMLAMAVGKTQSEEEQPPGQSQTELRTRAMQSEQVYQDAADRLSEIRMSMLQII